Genomic window (Kogia breviceps isolate mKogBre1 chromosome 15, mKogBre1 haplotype 1, whole genome shotgun sequence):
ataaattaaattatatcatTATAGGTAATTTCAAATATGTAAAAGTATAATTCACAGTAAGTTGTTTGTCAAACAATATATTTTAGCTTTGTAAATATGACCATGGTTGGTGTACTACATATCAATCTTCATTTGAAGTTTGCAAAGGTAGCCCAACTGTTAAAAATCtattaatgtgatataccacattaagaaATTAAAGGAGGAAAAATTGATCATCtgatagatgctgaaaaagcattaaataaaatCCAACATTGATTAGTGATTAAAAATTACTGTTAAGAAACTAGgcagaaaaagaacattattaACTTGATGAAaggtaattttcaaaaaataaacttagtggtgatattttaaaaaacatttctattAAAGTGAAGAAAAGCATAAGGAATCCCTCAATCTTTGCTTCTTTTTGCCTTTGTCCTGGAGGTTCTGCCAGAGAAATAAGAGGAGAAAAAGGGTATCATCATTCATTTGGTGAGGGGGAAGGACCAAAGAAAGATTTCTAGAGAATGGAGGACCAGAAGACACACTGTGGGTTTCACCTTCAAGCTGTGTCACAGGCTTTCTGGACACCTGCCCGCAGCTGCCTTCACTTTAACTCTGtgctttctcttctgcttcttaaGCTCCTGTCCCTCCCCACACCTAATATCCAACCAGCCAGCAGTCCTGCTTGTGGCTTGCTTCTTTCAGCAACTCAGGGAAAACTCCGAGGGCCAAAAACTGCCTCTTCCCGAGACGCCATCCCTCACTGTGGATCCTGAGCAGCTCAGCTCCATGCACCTGCAGACCTggcctctttttctcttccatctcaGCAAGGACTTAGGATCAGAATTTGCTTCCTCTTTAAGCTTTATCATTAGCTATTAAAAACAAATGGACTTGCAATTTATGCTTCCTTTACCCTACTTGGGATGTCGCTTTTCTATATCTGGCATCTTTCCTGTGGCTGATGGTAGGATGAAGTTCTCCAGTGACGGTATCTGCCTCTCAGACTCATCTGTGGAATGAGTTTAAGTGTTTTTCATCACTCTCTGGCTTGGGTCTCAATAATAGCACTGTCTTGAAGTATTGTTTTGGTCTTGGTTTCCCCCGTAGTCCAAAAACATGGTGAACACACACACTCTCGACTTAGTCCACAAAATGCATATTGGGGCTTGGGACgtcttttcatttacttctatGTTTGGACAGATACACAAGGATTGATTATATCTTCTACAAACTTCACAATTTTCCTCTGACCTTTATTTATTCCTACATAGGAACCAAAtggattaaatttttatttcctcctttgaaaTTTATTCTCCTAAAGCTTGAGGATTTTTAACCAGGAAAATACTTTAAGGCCAGTGGGATACTGAGTTAGCAAAGAAGACTAATGGCGAAGGTTTCTTTATTATTGGAAACTCAACACTGGTTATTTGACATTTACAATGTGCACCCTGCCTGCTTCCAGAAAGATCTGAGATGGCATTCAATAAAGCAGGCAGGCAGAAGGGAAAGCAGGCAAGCAGGGATTCTGTGTGGCAGTCTGGGACAGGCAAATTCAGCAGCAGCAActttctcccgctgcggagcacaggctccggacgtgcaggctcagcggccatggctcacaggcccagctgctccgtggcatgtgggatcttcctggaccagggcacgaacccgtgtcccctgcatcggcaggcggactctcaaccactgcgccaccagggaagcccagcagcagcAACTTAATAGCACCTTTGGCTTACAAAGGCCCTGTAGTTTATACACTGAGTACTTGTCCTAGTACTTTGGAAAGGCCACCCCAGTGATAGGCTAGCTAGATATCTATAGAAGAACAACTTTTTCCTCAGCCCAGAGTTCTCATATGTGTATTGCTGTATGTGCTTTGTATCCTGTCCTTCTTTTtagtaaatctctatctatctatctctagcTATAGAAGTTGTACCTACAGAAAGGCTGTTCACAAGGAACTGAGCTATTACAACACAAGTCAGTGGGATTCTCCTCGTGTGCTTTAGGGAAGGAAAGGACAGTTGGAGCATTAGTATTGTTGGTATGTCACATTACGCTGTCCCTTGACAGTATTTCCCCATGGCTCCTAAAATCAGGGACCAATAGTTCTACTGGTACCTCTTGCAGAAGGTCATCTTTTTTAATGCATCCCTGAGCTCTGGGCTCCGGAAGGCATATATGAAGGGGTCGATGACGGCATTACACATGATAAACACACCGTTCACCTGGAAGAGGGACATGTAGCAGGCACAGTAGGGGTCAGCCGGGCAGAATGTCATCAAGAGGACATGAAGGACAAAGGGCGCCCAACAGAAAATGAAGACCCCAAGCAGAACAGTCAGTGTGACAGCCCCTCTCATGTTGGCGCTGGAAAGCGTGGAGGTCCTCCTGGCGTGCGAGCGGGCCAGCAGGAACATGTGCAGGTAGAGGCACAGGATGAAGACCAGCATCAGCGGGAACAGCGCTGTGAAGGCGATCACCGTGGGGACGTGATGGGAAAAGGTCACGATGGTGATGCCGCTGCCCATGCAGCACATCCAGATGACCATCAGGACGACAAGGGCACGGCGCGGGGTCACGATGTGGTGGTACCTCAGAGCGTGGAAGATTGTGATGTAGCGGTCAGCAGCGATCACAGACAGGCTGCAAATGGAGCCAAGGAGGGAGAGGATGAACAGGGAGTCCACCACATCGTCTGCTGTGGTTTCAAAACTGCCTTGAGGCTCGAGGTAACCCATGTTTCTGAACATGATCAGGATGTTTTCCAAGATCTTGTACAGGCTGCCCAGCATATCAGAAATAGCCAAGCTGCAGATGAAAAAGTACATGGGCGACTGAAGATTCTTATTCTTGATCACAGTCAGAAGGACCATCAGATTCTCCAAAACCCCAACAATGGATATTGTGAAAAATACCTCTTCTGGCAAAACCACAGGAGGACAGTCTGAATTATTTCTTGCTGTACTGTTGATGCTTTCATACAGGTTGATAATGTGTTTCATCTCTCCTGTGCGTGGTTAAGACAGGGATGTTACTGGGACTTGACAGAAAACTTGATTgattcttcagaatctttttttctctgtagttCTTGCTGAAGATCTGAGGTAAAAACCACACAGCCACCTAAAAAAGTGTACGTAGGAATATCAGTTGCAAAATAgatcacaaaataaaaacaagccaTATTAGCTATGAGGAAGCTCTATTGCCTCTGCAAAATATAATGgtggaatatttaaataaaacaatttactggaccctcatcttttaaaaaatctttcctaaatatatttttatttttaattgaagtatagttgatttacaatgttttgttagtttcaggtgtacagcaaaatgattcagttatatatatgtgtatgtatgtacatattatttttcatattcttttgtttattttatatatagtaatgtatacctgttaatcccaagctccttttattcctccccactttcccctttggtcaccgtaagtttcttttctatgtctgtgagcctgtttctgttttgtaagttcatttatatcatgtttttagattccacatataaatgatatcatatttgtcttcctctgtctgacttacttcactttgtatgataatctttagtttcatccacattgctgaaaatgacattatttcattcttttttatggctgagtaatattccattgtatatatataccacatcttttttatccattcatctgttgatggacacttaggttgcttccatgtcttggttattataaatagtgctgctatgaatattggggtgcatgtatctttttgaataagagctttcatcttttccagatatatgcacaggagtgggactgctggatcatatggcaactctatttttagttttgagtAGAAGGGCTGCAGGCATCCTGGAGATGGCCGGCAGTTTGGGGGGCTCCCCTGAACCTTTCTGAAGACAAGTCAGCAACACTGTGCTGGTGTTCTCTGTGCTCCTGGTTGTATGGCTCTTCGGGAGAACAGCTGGGAAGGAGGGTAACATGGCTTATTTTTTCTGTTGAGTGGATAAGTGGTTTTTGTTATAGGGCTTCCAGGCTTTTCCAGCTGATAGAGTTTTAGAACCTAGGCTTCCGAGAGAGCCAGTGAGGAACTGAGGTCTGGGTTCCCAGGAAAGATTTTTCCCAGAAACTTTTCAAACCCCCTCCTCTTGGGATTTTAgggaggcttcattacacaggcaCAGTTGATTGAAtcactggccattggtgattgactcaacctccagcccctcaggGGTGGAGTTGGgttccctggcaaccagcccccatccttaggttacCAGCTTtctaaaagtcacctcattaacataacagaaG
Coding sequences:
- the MC2R gene encoding adrenocorticotropic hormone receptor, with the protein product MKHIINLYESINSTARNNSDCPPVVLPEEVFFTISIVGVLENLMVLLTVIKNKNLQSPMYFFICSLAISDMLGSLYKILENILIMFRNMGYLEPQGSFETTADDVVDSLFILSLLGSICSLSVIAADRYITIFHALRYHHIVTPRRALVVLMVIWMCCMGSGITIVTFSHHVPTVIAFTALFPLMLVFILCLYLHMFLLARSHARRTSTLSSANMRGAVTLTVLLGVFIFCWAPFVLHVLLMTFCPADPYCACYMSLFQVNGVFIMCNAVIDPFIYAFRSPELRDALKKMTFCKRYQ